From a single Phalacrocorax aristotelis chromosome 1, bGulAri2.1, whole genome shotgun sequence genomic region:
- the ATP6V1A gene encoding V-type proton ATPase catalytic subunit A, which translates to MDFSKLPKILDEDREAFVGYVHGVSGPVVTACNMAGAAMYELVRVGHSELVGEIIRLEGDLATVQVYEETSGVSVGDPVLRTGKPLSVELGPGIMGAIFDGIQRPLLDISTLTKSIYIPRGVNVSALSRDVKWDFTPSKNLRVGSHITGGDIYGVVNENSLIKHKIMLPPRNRGTVTYIAPPGNYDTSDVVLELEFEGVKEKFTMVQVWPVRQVRPVTEKLPANHPLLTGQRVLDALFPCVQGGTTAIPGAFGCGKTVISQSLSKYSNSDVIIYVGCGERGNEMSEVLRDFPELTMEVDGKVESIMKRTALVANTSNMPVAAREASIYTGITLSEYFRDMGYHVSMMADSTSRWAEALREISGRLAEMPADSGYPAYLGARLASFYERAGRVKCLGNPEREGSVSIVGAVSPPGGDFSDPVTSATLGIVQVFWGLDKKLAQRKHFPSVNWLISYSKYTRALDEYYDKHFTEFVPLRTKAKEILQEEEDLAEIVQLVGKASLAETDKITLEVAKLIKDDFLQQNGYTPYDRFCPFYKTVGMLSNMIAFYDMARRAVETTAQSDNKITWSIIRENMSEILYRLTSMKFKDPVKDGETKIKADYAQLFEDMQNAFRSLED; encoded by the exons ATGGACTTCTCCAAACTACCCAAAATCCTTGATGAGGACAGAGAGGCTTTTGTTGGCTATGTCCATGGAGTCTCAGGACCTG TGGTCACGGCGTGCAACATGGCAGGTGCTGCTATGTACGAGCTGGTACGAGTAGGCCACAGCGAACTGGTGGGGGAGATTATCCGACTGGAAGGTGATCTGGCGACTGTCCAGGTTTATGAAGAAACAT CTGGTGTCTCTGTAGGAGATCCTGTACTCCGTACTGGCAAACCCCTGTCAGTGGAACTAGGGCCTGGCATTATGGGAGCTATTTTTGATGGTATCCAGAGGCCTCTGTTGGACATCAGCACTCTGACCAAAAGTATCTATATCCCTAGAGGTGTCAATGTGTCGGCTTTGAGCCGAGATGTCAAATGGGACTTCACACCTTCCAAAAATCTGCGG GTTGGCAGCCACATCACCGGTGGAGATATTTATGGTGTCGTGAATGAAAACTCTCTTATCAAGCACAAAATCATGCTGCCCCCACGGAACAGGGGTACAGTTACATACATTGCTCCGCCAGGAAACTATGACACTTCA GATGTTGTCTTAGAGCTGGAGTTTGAAGGTGTGAAGGAGAAGTTCACTATGGTCCAGGTCTGGCCTGTACGTCAAGTCCGTCCTGTTACTGAGAAGTTACCAGCCAATCATCCTTTGTTAACTGGCCAACGGGTCCTGGATGCCCTCTTCCC GTGTGTACAAGGGGGTACAACGGCGATTCCCGGGGCATTTGGTTGTGGGAAGACTGTGATCTCACAGTCTCTCTCAAAGTACTCCAACAGTGATGTCATCATTTATGTAGGCTGTGGAGAACGAGGAAATGAAATGTCTGAAGTACTGAGAGATTTCCCTGAG tTAACAATGGAAGTTGATGGCAAGGTAGAAAGCATCATGAAGAGAACAGCTCTGGTAGCAAATACCTCCAACATGCCTGTGGCTGCCAGAGAAGCCTCTATCTATACTG GAATTACCCTGTCTGAGTATTTCCGGGACATGGGCTACCACGTCAGTATGATGGCAGACTCTACTTCCCGATGGGCTGAGGCCCTCAGAGAAATTTCAGGGCGACTGGCTGAAATGCCAGCTG ACAGTGGCTATCCAGCCTACCTTGGTGCCCGTCTAGCCTCTTTCTATGAGCGTGCTGGCAGAGTGAAGTGTCTGGGAAATCCTGAGAGAGAAGGCAGCGTCAGCATTGTTGGAGC TGTCTCTCCCCCAGGTGGTGACTTCTCTGATCCCGTCACATCTGCTACTCTGGGCATTGTTCAG GTTTTCTGGGGCCTGGATAAGAAGCTGGCACAACGCAAGCACTTCCCCTCTGTCAACTGGCTGATAAGTTACAGCAAATACACACGTGCCCTGGATGAGTACTACGACAAGCATTTTACAGAGTTTGTCCCTCTCAGGACAAAGGCCAAAGAGATCCTACAGGAGGAAGAGGACCTTGCGGAGATTGTGCAGCTTGTGGGGAAG GCTTCCCTAGcagaaacagataaaattaCCTTGGAGGTTGCCAAGCTGATAAAAGATGACTTCTTGCAACAGAATGGATATACTCCTTACGACAG GTTCTGCCCTTTCTACAAAACAGTGGGAATGCTTTCCAATATGATTGCGTTTTATGACATGGCACGCCGTGCTGTAGAAACCACAGCCCAGAGTGACAATAAGATCACGTGGTCCATCATCCGAGAGAACATGAGCGAAATCCTCTATAGACTTACCTCCATGAAGTTCAAG GACCCTGTGAAAGATggtgaaacaaaaatcaaggcAGACTATGCTCAGCTGTTTGAGGATATGCAGAACGCATTTCGCAGTCTGGAAGACTAG
- the DUSP12 gene encoding dual specificity protein phosphatase 12, giving the protein MLGAAPCLAAGEAVDMAAAAGCRGGGMVPVLPGLYVGGAESCSSPESLAAAGVVAVLTVDAEEPPLAVPGLRTMHVRARDEAGADLLSRLDDCAAFIGAARAGGGAALVRCQAGVSRSVAVVTAYLMKTEGLGWEEAYAAVRAAKPDAEVNPGFQGQLKLYEAMGCAVDSSSALYKRYRLQMLTERYPELQDLPREFFAVDPTSMCQTPDREVLYRCRKCRRALFRSSSILSHTEGSGPTAFAHKRITGSAPLCGDSREKCTSYFTEPVQWMEPALLGVMEGQLLCPKCTSKLGSFSWRGEQCSCGRWVTPAFQIHKSRVDEARTLPVGNFQAAKT; this is encoded by the exons ATGTTGGGGGCGGCGCCCTGCCTAGCCGCGGGCGAGGCTGTGgacatggcggcggcggcgggttGCCGGGGTGGCGGGATGGTGCCGGTACTGCCGGGGCTCTACGTGGGTGGCGCGGAGTCGTGCTCGTCCCCGGAGTctctggcggcggcgggggtggTGGCGGTGCTGACGGTGGACGCGGAGGAGCCGCCGCTGGCGGTGCCGGGGCTGCGGACCATGCACGTGCGAGCGCGGGACGAGGCCGGCGCCGACCTGCTGAGCCGACTAGACGACTGCGCCGCCTTCATCGGCgcggcgcgggcgggcggcggcgccgcccTCGTCCGCTG CCAGGCCGGGGTGAGCCGCAGCGTGGCCGTGGTGACCGCCTACCTCATGAAGACGGAGGGGCTCGGCTGGGAGGAGGCCTACGCCGCTGTCAGGGCCGCCAAACCCGACGCTGA GGTGAACCCGGGTTTCCAGGGGCAGCTGAAGCTCTACGAGGCCATGGGCTGCGCCGTGGACAGCAGCAGCGCCCTCTACAAGCGGTACCGGCTGCAGATGCTGACGGAGAGGTACCCCG AACTTCAAGACTTGCCCCGAGAATTCTTTGCTGTTGATCCAACCAGTATGTGTCAAACTCCAGACAGAGAGGTTCTCTACAGGTGCAGGAAATGCAG GCGCGCGCTGTTCCGTAGCTCCAGCATTTTGTCCCACACGGAAGGAAGCGGACCGACAGCCTTTGCCCACAAGAGGATAACAGGCTCTGCTCCGCTTTGTGGTGACAGCCGTGAAAAGTGTACCTCTTACTTCACTGAGCCCGTGCAGTGGATGGAGCCAGCATTGCTTGGAGTAATGGAAGGACAG CTTCTGTGTCCCAAATGCACGTCGAAGCTGGGCTCCTTCAGCTGGCGGGGTGAGCAGTGTTCCTGCGGCCGCTGGGTGACACCTGCCTTCCAGATTCACAAAAGTCGAGTGGACGAAGCGAGGACACTGCCAGTTGGCAACTTCCAAGCTGCCAAAACCTGA